The following coding sequences lie in one Arachis ipaensis cultivar K30076 chromosome B05, Araip1.1, whole genome shotgun sequence genomic window:
- the LOC107642486 gene encoding probable L-type lectin-domain containing receptor kinase S.5 produces the protein MSPPHSPLSAATIIFILLVIPAATTTTSASTNFKTEKYTWGPFDASYNDKFSVINGNINFGALQVTPESVGDVSLNNISGRVFNEEPFTLWTDDSTLFSFNTSFLVNVFRVNNAIPGEGITFLIAPNLTLPNNSYGGFLGLTNATTDGSSDNKIVAVELDTVKQAYDPDNNHIGLNINSVNSTVTVPLSKFGYEISPNGTAFYVIWIDYDGSRRVINVFMAPQADKNDPIVAKPSKPVLNSTLDLRDLVSQKSFFGFSASTGKTIELNCVLRWNVSIETLPKKSSGNGKNKGISIGLGVGVPIVVIGVGGVGVFLWCCVLRKKSDNGSNSEIMGALKSLPGTPREFKFQELKKATNNFDEKNNKLGQGGFGVVYRGTLPMEKLQVAVKMFSRDKMKSTDDFLAELTIINRLRHKHLVKLLGWCHKNGVLLLVYEYMPNGSLDNHIFFEEGTSKTPLSWHLRYKIISGVASALNYLHNEYDQKVIHRDLKASNIMLDSDFNARLGDFGLARAIENEKTSYAELEGVPGTMGYIAPECFHTGKATRESDVYGFGAVLLEVVCGQRPWTKNLDYQFLVDWVWHLHRERRILEAVDPRLENEFEAEEAERVLKLGLACSHPIASERPKMQTIVQIISGSVPVPHVSPFKPSFVWPAVDLGSFASDLTSLANTEYTPINTHSSMNLEFSSNSSFV, from the exons ATGTCTCCACCACACTCGCCACTCTCCGCTGCCACCATCATCTTCATCCTCCTGGTCATCCCGGCGGCCACAACCACCACCTCAGCCTCCACCAACTTCAAAACCGAAAAATACACCTGGGGCCCCTTTGACGCCTCCTACAACGACAAATTCTCCGTCATCAACGGCAACATCAACTTCGGCGCCCTCCAGGTCACACCGGAGAGCGTCGGCGACGTCAGCCTCAACAACATCTCCGGCAGAGTCTTCAACGAAGAACCCTTCACTCTCTGGACCGACGATTCCACACTCTTCTCCTTCAACACCTCCTTCCTCGTCAACGTTTTCCGCGTCAACAACGCCATCCCCGGCGAAGGCATCACGTTCCTCATTGCGCCGAATCTCACCCTTCCTAACAACAGCTACGGCGGTTTTCTCGGCCTTACAAACGCCACCACCGACGGCAGCTCCGACAACAAGATCGTCGCCGTTGAGCTCGACACCGTGAAACAGGCCTACGATCCAGACAACAACCACATCGGTCTGAACATCAACTCCGTCAATTCCACCGTCACCGTTCCACTGTCCAAATTCGGTTACGAGATCTCACCAAACGGTACAGCGTTCTACGTGATCTGGATCGACTACGACGGTTCACGCAGGGTCATAAACGTCTTTATGGCTCCCCAGGCCGATAAAAACGATCCAATAGTGGCAAAACCGTCAAAACCGGTGTTGAATTCGACACTAGATCTTCGAGATTTGGTTAGCCAGAAATCCTTTTTCGGATTCTCAGCTTCAACAGGGAAAACCATTGAATTGAACTGCGTCTTGAGATGGAACGTATCAATAGAAACCCTTCCAAAGAAAAGTAGCGGTAATGGGAAGAACAAAGGGATCTCGATTGGGCTTGGTGTGGGCGTTCCTATAGTGGTTATCGGTGTTGGTGGTGTAGGTGTGTTCCTGTGGTGCTGCGTGTTGAGGAAAAAGAGTGATAATGGTTCGAATTCTGAAATTATGGGCGCGCTTAAGAGCTTGCCTGGAACACCGAGGGAGTTTAAGTTTCAAGAATTGAAGAAGGCTACGAATAATTTTGATGAGAAGAACAATAAACTTGGACAGGGTGGGTTTGGTGTGGTTTATAGAGGAACTCTTCCAATGGAGAAGCTTCAAGTGGCCGTTAAGATGTTCTCTAGGGACAAGATGAAGAGCACTGATGATTTCTTGGCTGAACTTACAATCATCAATAGGCTCCGCCACAAGCACCTTGTCAAGTTACTTG GATGGTGCCACAAGAACGGGGTGTTACTCTTAGTGTACGAATACATGCCTAATGGAAGCTTAGACAACCACATTTTCTTTGAAGAAGGAACAAGCAAAACCCCATTAAGTTGGCATCTAAGATATAAGATCATATCAGGGGTGGCTTCTGCATTGAACTATCTACACAACGAGTATGATCAAAAAGTAATCCACAGAGATCTTAAAGCAAGTAATATAATGCTAGACTCCGACTTCAATGCACGGTTAGGCGACTTTGGTTTGGCCCGCGCAATTGAAAACGAAAAAACATCATACGCGGAGCTAGAAGGAGTGCCAGGAACAATGGGCTACATTGCCCCAGAGTGCTTCCACACGGGCAAGGCCACGCGCGAATCCGATGTGTATGGATTTGGCGCGGTCTTGCTGGAGGTGGTGTGTGGACAGAGGCCATGGACAAAGAATTTGGACTATCAGTTTCTTGTGGATTGGGTTTGGCATTTGCACCGCGAGAGACGGATACTAGAGGCAGTGGATCCAAGGCTAGAGAATGAGTTTGAGGCTGAAGAAGCAGAGAGGGTGTTGAAATTGGGGTTAGCATGCTCTCATCCCATTGCAAGTGAGAGGCCTAAGATGCAGACAATTGTTCAGATCATATCAGGGTCAGTTCCTGTTCCTCATGTTTCACCCTTCAAGCCATCTTTTGTGTGGCCTGCTGTGGATCTTGGAAGCTTTGCAAGTGATCTCACATCACTAGCAAACACTGAGTACACTCCAATTAACACACATTCCTCTATGAATCTTGAGTTCTCAAGTAACAGTTCCTTTGTCTAA